The Miscanthus floridulus cultivar M001 chromosome 6, ASM1932011v1, whole genome shotgun sequence genomic interval TTCAACCTAGGCCTTGACATGGCTGGCACGGTGTTGTAGTTGTTGGGAAGAGACGTCAAAGGCGCAGCGGTGATGCCATTAGGCTCCTGTATCTCCCCACGCAGAGCTGGTGAGTGGTGACCATGGAGCCGCATGCACTCAGTCGTCGTCGTTGAGTAGGTGCTTCTCTAGCTCCTGCAACAACACCAGCTCTCTGGCCATCGAGCGACCCAAAGCCGACAGCCTGGCCACTTCTTGCGGAGGTGCACAGCCACCATCTGTCGGTGCAACAGTGGCGGCATCAGCGACAGCAGCGTCTCCATGTACGGCGCGGTGGTGAGCGACGGCGTGGGTCCAATCTCTGGACCTAGCCTAGGACCTCTCGCGACTCGCGGGCCTCGGGCATGGAGCACGACCTCGATCCCATGCGCACCGCTGGACCTGGAGCATCGGAGCAAGGCGCACATCTCAGGCCGGCATTCGACACGCTGCACAACTTCGCTCACACGAGCCGGCGTGCCAATCAAAGAGCTGCTGCTCGTCCACGACCACCCTTGCTTCACCGGCGAGCGCCCGTCGGCTCGGAGGAAGGAGACGCGCCCGCCAAGGCACAGTCCTTCCCCTGCAGAAGAAGCGCTCGCGCGCGGCGCCGCCGGCCCGCGGCGGCTTGCCTGAGAAGGTCGCCTGCGATGAAGAAAAACATCGGGCGGGACTCCACGAGCTCCTTCCCTTACCTCACTGTGTGGTGATGGCCGGAGGTTGAAGGAGAATCTGACATGTGAGGCTCACGTGTCAGTGAGATGGGGAGGTAGAAGGTGGTGAATAGAGAAGCTAGGGATAGGGGTAGGGCGGTCATTTTATCCGAGGCTACTGGCTCGGATTTAAGCTGACTGCAGTGCAGGCGTGCCACACGAGCAAAAGTGGTAAATGCGTATCGATTTTTTTCTTTCTGCTGCTAAAACCATATCGTCAATCCTAAAAATGCTATATAAAAGAGTCGTCATCCGTTATAAtgataaaaagttaaatatcccgcCTAACTACGGGTGGTGAAAGGTAAAAGCACCTGCTACGGTGACAGATGAAAAGCACAGCACCGGCTACgaaggaataatatttttcttttataattagtttATTCGTTTGTTAGTTTTAGTCAGAGCTTATCAGTCaaacaatagtatttttctctcacaataaactaaTACCGACTAGATTTATCAGTCCAAATACCAACCAACAAACAGAACCGACCGAACAAATCAACTACTTTTTAGATTGTCTTTTCAGGGGAGCGAACAGGAAATGGCAGCTCCCCTGTGGCCGTGTTGACCGACGTGCACACATCCTCTCGCCTTTTGGACCAGTGTGTTTCATAACCGCTGCTAAAATTTAGTTGCGGTGTGCACGTCCTCTCGCCTTTTGGACCAGTGTGTTTCATAACCGCTGCTAAAATTTAGTTGCGGTCgtatcgaatgtttgacacatatatatatatattattaatcatagattaattataaaactaattatatagattgaTACTAATTTAGAAGActaatctattaaacctaattagacttaTGTTTAATCTTTCTAATGTGTACATAAATACTTGATACTAAACTTTACTCCCTGTGTATACAGTAATGTGATGTACCGATTGCATAGCCTCAATCCAGCTCTTGCTAATTGCATGATGCATTGCACGCATATGTGGTCACAGGAGTATATCTTTTTTTTGGTTATCTGTTTGTAGAAAAATAAGCTACAACTGTTAAAACTGGCACGGACCTACGTGCTAGTAATAAAACCTAacgctaagggggtgtttggttctacgGATTAAATTTTAGTTTATGTCACATCAGACATTCGGATGTTATTTAAGAGaattaaatatgagttaattataaaactaattacatagatggagactaatttacgagacgaatttattaagcctaattaatccatcattagcgcatatttactgtagcaccacattatcaaatcatgggctagttaggcttaaaaaattcgtctcgcaaattagggcgtgtttagatcccaaaaattttgggttttggctactgtagcagtttcgtttttatttggcaattagtgtctaattatggactaattaggttcgaaagtttcgtctcgcgatttctcacccaactgtgcaattagtttttttttgtctatatttagtactccatgcatgtgccgcaagattcgatgtgatgggtattgcgcaaaaatttttgggaactaaacagggccttagtcacaatctgtgtaattagttattttttcgtctatatttaatactccatacatgtgtccaaacatccgatgagacatagactaaaatttttctgtaggaaccaaacaccccctaaaactGTTAATTATCATGCACAGAGCGATTTTTATagtgagcccttgtttagttctaccctaatttccaaaaagttgctacagtatctgtcacatcgaatgtttgtggcccgtgcatggagcattaaatgtagacgaaaagaaaaactaattgcacagtttggtgagaaattacgagatgaacgttttgagcctaattagtccatatttgaacactatttgccaaataaaaacgaacgtgctacagtaacccaaaatccaaattcccccaactaaacacagccttagagTGTAGATGCAATTATACAAATCTTTCCGAATGTTTTGAGGTTGTTTACCTGTAGGCTGTGCCTGTATTGTACTCCGTATAAAGTCTCCTCCAGCGTCCCCTCCTCAGGCCAATGTACTAGTACTAGAAGTCCATTGACGCGGACGGAGatggccgaggagcagcagcccaAGATGCCCTCTCAATCGCCGAGCGGCGAGACAACCAGCACCAGCAAGAAGACCAAGGTGGTATTGTCCGGCTCCAGCTGCCCGGTCTCCAGTGCCGGAGTGAAGGAAGAACCGGAGCAGGGAGGCGTAACCCACGGCGGCGGAGGGTCACGCGGCGCAGGAGCCGCGGTGGCCGAGCAGGCAAGTCAAGCCTTGGAGCGGCCGCGGATCAACATCAGCGTCGACGTGCAGCTTCTCCACTGCGCCGTCGCCGAGTGCCTCCGCCccctcaagcctcccgtagtcaAGGTGAGATGTCGCGACAACCAAATCTAGGCAGCAGATGCGCTGTGTAGATGGTTTGTTTCCTTCAATGGCCATGGATAGAAGAAAGATTTGATTCCTTTGCACCACGGATTGATGGATTTGTCTTCGTCCTTCTGGCTGCAGTGCGAGGCCGGGCACCTGCTGTGCGACGCCTGCCTTGACGGGGGGCACTGCCGCAAGTGCGACCGCGCCACCGCCTTCGCGCACTGCGGGCCAGAGCTGGACCTGTTCGTCGGCGACGCCAGGGTGCCGTGCCCGTTCAAGTCCTACGGCTGCGGCGCCTCCGTGGCGTACCACGCGACCGCCGCGCACCAGGACGCGTGCGCCTACGCGCCCGGCCACTGCGCGGTGCCCGGGTGCCCCTTCACCGCCACCCCGCCGAGGCTCCGCgaccacctcgccgtcgaccacgccTGGCCCCTGGACACGCTCCCGGCCTACGGGAAGGCGCTCCCGCTCCGCGTCCCGGTCCCGGCGCCGGCGTCGTCGgagccgcagccgcagcagcagcagcaccgcctCCTGGTCGTGGAGGGCGACGAGCGCAGCCTGTTCGCGCTGTCCGTGCGCCCGTGCGGCGCCGGCGTGGCCAGCGGCGCCGTCGTCTCGGTGTCGTGCGTCAGGacgagcgccgccgccgaggccggCCCGCGGTTCACGTACATGCTCTGGGCGAGGTCGCCGGCGGTCCCTGCTGGCATGCCCCCCCGGCAGCGCGGGCCGCCGCCGGATGATGGAGACGGACGTGGCCAGCTGCGCGGTGCCCGGCGGGGCCGCCGTCGAGGACGGGATGGCGCTGTACGTGCCGCCGCCGATGCTGAGCGGGCCGTCCAATTCCAAGGAGATGCACCTCAGGCCAGGgacgaaaacggtacggatattttccgatcgtattcgaaaccgaatccggacattcaacatccgataccgtatttgtatccgaatactcaaatcgtatatttatgatgtcgatattcaatcgtatcctatccgatatagttgatactatccgtatttaaatccgaatccggacagaaatatgagaataaatgtaatatcggtgatatccgtccgtatccgatccgtttttatACCTACCTCAGGGTCCGCATCGACGTGGTCGATTCTGTAAGCGAGCTATTCATCAGGAGTCTGACAGCTAGCGTATGACCTGCTCCACCGTGTAACTGATAGTCCCTAGTCTTCAGCTAAGTACATGCAGGATAGTTAGAGTTGATTGGCTAGGATTGATCGGCAATATGTATATGTATTATACTCTGAACATTGAATGAACTTGAGCGTTCTATTCTCTTACATGGTATCAGCTCTATCTCACGATCCCTCCTCCCTCCCACTGCTTCCGCCTCTCTGAGCCATGGCAAGCCCGTCCGGTTCTGCTGCCTCCTCCGACTTCAATCCCTTCGCTGGACCTGCTGATCCCGCTCCACCTTCCGCTGCTACCCTCGTGCTGCTCAACATTCGTAACCATGTCCCCGTCGTGCTGTCCGCCGAGGAAGGCAACTTCCGGCAATGGCACTCGTTCATTGAGCTCACTCTCCGGAAGTTTGGCCTCGCCAATCATATCGATGGCACCGTCGATGCCGCTGCTATGATCAACGACGCCGAATGGCTCTAGATCGATGCCTGCATCGTTTCTTGGCTCTACAACACCGTCTCCAAAGAAATTTGGAACGACGTCAACCGCCCCAACGCCAACGCCTACTCCGTCTGGGTCGCCATCACCGGACAATTCCTCGACAACAACCTTCAGCGCGCGGTGTACGCCCAACAAGAGTTCCATAGCCTGTACCAGGGCGACATGGGCATTGGGGAGTACTGTAGCCGTCTCAAGCGGCTCGCTGACACGCTCTACGACTGCGGCACCGCCGTCTCGGACACCGCCCTCGTCATCAACACCCTGCGCGGCCTGAACAACAAGTTCAGCCAGGCGATTGCTGTGCTCACCACCATGACTCTCCCACCCTCATCTCCTTCCACGCTTTTGTTCGAACTCAGTTTCAAACGCCCATCATGTGCTTCCAAACAGACAATGGCCGCGAATTTGATAACTCAGCATCCCGCGCGTTCTTCGCCACGCACGGCATTGCTCTTCGGCTCACATGTCCTTACACATCACGGCAAAATGGACAAGCTGAACGCGTGCTTCGCACACTCAATGACGGCGTGCGCACACTGCTGTTCTAGGCGGGCATACCCCCTACCTTCTGGCCAGATGCACTTGCGGCCTCAACCTACCTACTGAATCGTCGTCCCTGCCGGCCCCGTGTCAACGCGACTCCCTTCGAGCTCCTCTTTGGCACGACACCGGATTACAGCCATCTCTGGGTGTTTGGGTGTTTATGTTACCCTAACCTCGCGTCCACTGCACCGCACAAACTCGCGCCGCGCTCAGTGCGTTGTGTATTCCTTGGCTATCCCCTTGATAAAAAAGGCTACAAATGCTACAGTTTGGAGAGCAAACGTGTAATTGTCTCACATCACGTCTACTTCGATGAGACCAGTTTTCCATTTGTGCAGGGCCAGACTACACCGGCGCCGAATCATCCCTGTG includes:
- the LOC136457855 gene encoding uncharacterized protein; the encoded protein is MAEEQQPKMPSQSPSGETTSTSKKTKVVLSGSSCPVSSAGVKEEPEQGGVTHGGGGSRGAGAAVAEQASQALERPRINISVDVQLLHCAVAECLRPLKPPVVKCEAGHLLCDACLDGGHCRKCDRATAFAHCGPELDLFVGDARVPCPFKSYGCGASVAYHATAAHQDACAYAPGHCAVPGCPFTATPPRLRDHLAVDHAWPLDTLPAYGKALPLRVPVPAPASSEPQPQQQQHRLLVVEGDERSLFALSVRPCGAGVASGAVVSVSCVRTSAAAEAGPRFTYMLWARSPAVPAGMPPRQRGPPPDDGDGRGQLRGARRGRRRGRDGAVRAAADAERAVQFQGDAPQARDENGTDIFRSYSKPNPDIQHPIPYLYPNTQIVYL